The Oxyura jamaicensis isolate SHBP4307 breed ruddy duck chromosome 15, BPBGC_Ojam_1.0, whole genome shotgun sequence nucleotide sequence AGCTAAGAGTCTTCCTCCATTTATATATCGCATGCGTCAGCTGGGTTATCCACCAGGTTGGCTCAAAGAGGCTGAAATGGAGTACTCAGGACTTGCACTTTATGATGGTAAAGGTAAGGAATGTGCTTTGGGAATGCATTTTTCGATATGGGGGCTATATACTTGCTGCGTTCCTTTCAGAAGACGAAGTACCTAAACCACCATCTTCATTACGGAAGAGTGAAAAAGTTgtaaatcactttttcttttctacaatCATATAAAAAATACTCCCCTTTCATCTATCTGTGTTGTGGCAGTGAAATAGCTCCTTCTATAGTGATGGAATTGAGTGGATGAAGAAACTTGGTCAGTGTGTTTTCACTCTTTAATCCACCCTTGATAGAAGTCTAAGAAGCTTACCAGAAGGCAAAAAACGTGTTTTTGAAAACCCAGTTTACTGAATAATTTACTAGCTTTTTACTAATGACCAACATTATGCCACATCTCCAGAGAACAGTCCCGATGGCAAATTCTGAGGCTAGTAATGTTAGATAAAGGTTACAAATATGAATTCCCAATTAGGTTTATGGGGTAGCTTCTCACATGTATCTGATAGGTTTGGTCTCTGTTACTGCCTTTGTGGATTTCAAAGCCTTCTATTAATAACttgtattcaaaaaaaaaaaaaaagggttcttAATCCTGTAGATTTCCTCAGTAACATTAATCAGCATCAGTAATAATTGCACTTTGTTACAGATGATGATGGAACAGAAGATGAAGGATCTCATCAACCAAAACGTGTCACTTACGATGTCTCTAAGTTGATAAACTATCCAGGCTTTAATATCTCCACTCCAAGTGGGATCCCAGATGTAAGTGACTGTCCCCTGCTTTCTGAACAGCGTAACAGTCATTGCAGTTAGCCAAGTTGAATGTTATGCATTCTGCATCTGACGGTTTTCTTTCAACAGCCTCTTAAGTGCTTGATTTGGGGATGGGAGCTCTTGAGGTAATTGATGTGACATCTGTCTGATATGTCTGACCATGCTTTGGtggtatttatttcctttatgaGGCTAACAGGAGCCTAGAGGATATTTGGGTTTCTCGTAAAGACAAAACTTAAAGTATGAGTGCCTCTTCATTCCACCTATCTGCATTTTTGGAATGTTCTTGGAATATGAAAGTTACTGTGAGTGTTCTCATAATTTTGACTAAAGAAAGCTGCGTAAGACCAGTGCGCAATCTCTGCGCCAGAAGTTCCTATTTAAGTTCTATTTACCTCTGCTAAATGAGGTTTAGGAGAAGAGAGATTTATCTTGGCTTGTTAATGTTTTTCCTGTCATGTTTTTAGCCAATCATATGCAACATTCAgccttatttctcttttttattgttgtagGAATGGCAGATATTTGGTTCCATACCCATGCAGCCATCTCAACAGAAGGATGTTTTTGCTAACTACCTTACTAATTTTCATGcggtaaatatattttcatattattcactttaaaaaaaaaagttgtctctTATATAGCAAAGCCAATGCTTCTCTTTGTATCTTCATTTAGTCTTTCTTATAGAAACTACCAGGTGTGAAATCCTGATGCTTTTGTTAGTTTTACAGTAacactattgttttttttcactacaGTGAACCAGTCAGATAGTCAGTATCTTGGCTTGCCAGTTCTAACAAGAAAAGAGCTTCATGTTTAGcataaactcattttttccagtgtttataGGCAGATCACAgtattgcagtattttttaaacagttgggaaaaaaagaagctgtaaacttttaaagcataaaaatggTCTTAGTTTTAGACTTCCCTAAAAAGAGAAGAACTTACTTGCTGTAGGTGTGATATACAGTAATTTTAATATAGTGACTTGAAAAAACACAATCTTTTCCTTTGCCATATAAACCTAAACAAAATTACAGTTCTGTTCAGTTGCATTAAATTTCTCAAACTTCAGTGACTAGTTTACAAACTCAGTCAAATAATTGTATAATCACAAAATTGCTTTAAACCCATTCTTATAGCTGGACATATTACATTGCATAATCTAAttctaatttcttctgttttcctggatAACTTCTTTTCAGCCAAGTCCAAAATCTAGCAATAAAAGGCCTGCATCTAGATCAAGTTCTCATCATTCAAAACGACCAAAAGAAGACAACCTGGAAGTAACAGTAACTGACATGGACATAGATTCTGGTATAgttactgtgctttttttttctttccctagtttcaatttttattttcaaagtaacttCTCTGAATTGAAATGTTAGAATTGATAACGAGAAGTCAATGTTCTAGAATTTTTATGGTGATGTTTAAGGTAACTGCTAACGTATGCTAGCAGTGTCCTATTCTTGTGTATCCTGGTGTATCCTAAAGAAAGTTCTGTTCTAAAGACCTccaaatcataaaatatttggatTAAATACTTTAAGAAGTTGTGAGTTTGAAACTTCTTacaaaaaaaaggtattgtTTTAATGTTAGAATAAATAGAGAAACTTTTGGATTTCCTATGAATGAGGGAGGGTACTTCAGTGTGTTTTAAGTTTGGGAAAGAGTTTGTTAAATAAATTCAAGaggctttttatgttttgttgttgtttttcttgaatgGCTGGGAGTTACAATACCAAAACAGATAGTTTCAATGGATGTTCAAACCTTCAAAAAGTTTATTCTATCTCAGCTGAAAACCAGATACGAGATTATATTAGTGTGCTAGTTATTCAGAGTATTGGCACTTTTGAATCTTGTCCTAGTTGGCTTTCAGATTCTaatagatgttttttaaaacgTTTTTAGATGTGGAAGCATCTCAAAGATCTCAAGCTAATAACAGTTTTGAGTTCCAACCTCCACTGCCACCTGGACCTCCACTGATTTCAACTCCCCCTCCTTTACCACAAGGCACGCCTCCACTTACTCCACAAAGTCTTACACCAACTCAACCTCCAACATCCACCCACCCTCCTCTTCCTAAGATGACACCATTGAATCCTTCCAGTGATGTTGTTCCTCAACCAAAAATAGTGGATTCAACCATGGATGAAGATACTTTAACCTTGGAAGAGCTAGAGGAACAGCAGCGATTAATTTGGGCAGCACTagagcaggcagaaagcacAAACAGTGACTCTGATATCCCTGTTGATACACCCTTAACTGGAAATTCTGTTACATCGTCACCGTCTAGGAACGAAATAGATCTTGTTGCAGAAGTAAGATCATCTGAAAAGATGGTTACAGTGGAAACTAAGCTTTCCAGTATCAGCGAACAGGTATCAGAAAATGAACATTCTTTAACGGGTCCTAATCCAGAAGGTAATTCActtaatttaaaggaaaatccTGATAATTCAGACTCTGAAGGCATGCTGGATAACACCATGCCTGCACCCAACTGTGAAGTTAACAATGGAGAAAGTACAGGTGATAATAAAGTGGTGACAAGCACTGAATCATCTGCAAAAAATTCAACTCCTGTTCCTGATATGAGCAAGTTTGCTGTAGGTATAACAccatttgaatttgaaaatatggCAGAATCAACAGGTGTGTATCTTCGAATAAGAAGTGTGTTAAAGAACTCCCCAAGAaaccagcaaaagaaaaagacttgaTTTTAACTGGTCTTCCTTTGTTTCATTATGTCCAACTTCCTGCACCCATTTCTCTACTCCTCCAGTTTTACAAACTCAGATAACCTTCCTCATCCTTTTGTAGGAAGGAGAATATCTCGACAAATACAACTCTGCCCCGTTCTTCCTTGCAGCTGAAGTTAATGCAGGACTTCCACCTTGACCAGGACCAATGCGACCTGAAAATACACAGGAATTTTCCCAAATTGCATCCTTCCGCTAAGAAACAACAGGACTATAGATTTGTTAAGAACAATTTTCTTGCCAATACatgaaattctaaaaatatgaatttgttgttttgctgttcatTACTTTGGCTAAGAATTATATTGTCCTTGAGTTTCAGGTGGATTGGTGGTTTTTACTATCTGTTCTTTGTATAATAATCTATACTTTATAGATTTTGCTAATTATCCTGTAGATAAGTTTAATAtattcagaatgtttttaagAAGTGCTAATGTTAAGATTTCCCACATCAAAATCTTGGAAATTGGATGAAAATTATCAGGGATTACCAGCATTATCTTCAccatttcaagtatttttataagtttttatttatgtggGTCGGTTTTAATTACCACTGTATCTTTTGTAACATCCTTCTTCATGTAAACTTGCTGTACATACGTGTCCATTTTTATGTACAGAGGTTTAATAAATGAgcttttataaagatttttcttttaattggaGTCCTAAACCATGAAACTGCTGGTTTTTGGAAAGGAGCCACTCAAGACAATTAGGAAACAGAAACTGATTAAAATGAGGGTGCATGGAGTTGATTATTTTAGGAAAGGTCTCAGCTATTGGCTTCaagtttttataaataagaaGCTGTTAAAATGGTTTTAGCTACTTAAAATAGAACTTGCTCATACCACTCAATTCTCATTATCTGAAGAACTTCTAAAAGGACAAAGCTTAGAAGTGTTATAATCCTGCTTATTAATTgttctaatgctttttttttcccccccttctctCAACTGTTCAGAGCGATTTATAGGTGGAATTGTGGTACATTTGCATTGCCAGCAGAGGGAGTTTGGTTTAACAGTATTCACTGAAGCTGGTAAAGCATTTGTTTGTCCTTTTATAAATGCAGGGGAAAAGTATTTCTGGCCATGTGAGATGcgcagtaaaacaaaatattttcaagaatctAAGAAAATGCTTGTGATGGAGTGACATTCCAGCATGTTTGATAAGATAACTTCAGAGACTGAACCTATTcttcaaaagctttactgatTGCAGGTATTTTCCAAAGGTTCTTATAATGCATCAAATTACTACACACTCTATTTGAATGCTTAAAAAAGCCCAGCCTTTTGCAGATaaagtgcttattttttttccttttgttgctcTGACTGTACAGGAAGGGAAACCTGTTTACAGGAAGGGAAATCTGAAGTATCTTTATATGTGAACGACTTCTCTTCTGAGAGGCTGAGGAAGTTCTGTTTGCAGCATATACCAGTTCAGTTTATCTTACTGCATTTGGAAAGTAGAGGTCcaggtaaaatatttatcatatgAACTAAAACAATAggcttttttagtttttctaggaaaaatTAAGAGTATTGCTTTCTGGGCcagaaattgaaaatacagTGTTGCTTCCAGCTTCTGCGCACTTCACAAAGAAAGCTCTAATGGGAATCACATACAGATTTTGTGCTTTCTCCATGCCTCCTCCTCCCATGAATTTAAAAGCCAGTAATCACAGTTGACACAAGCTATTATATGCCGTGTGCTGCATCATTCACATGTGGGTAATAATGTGATGCAGGGCATGAGGTAATGATTCCAAGTGTACACACCTTTTGGGTGTGTTGAGGTGCTCATATTTTAAACATGCAGTTCTCTCTCCACACCTTAGAAGATCTTTTTTTAATAGCCCTTTTGAAATGCTCCTTTAGTAAGGCATACAGACTTTACAGGGATAGTTACAT carries:
- the ZCCHC8 gene encoding zinc finger CCHC domain-containing protein 8 isoform X2 — protein: MPGVVVLRPALGRLPLPFAHRSRQAPPFLLRLKMAAEVDFGDRELFEQLDGEDGPPPPRLSPEEEEEEGPGGALAELRERLQGCEETVRRLRAENQELKRKLNILTRPSGISVDSSKLDGPLLQILFMNNVISKQYHQEIEDFVFNLVQKYEEQRRGEQEKTHFNVKPQPSSVLLEEDYKTASSNSVKKIKEAFSVVGSVLYFTNFCLDKLGQPLLNENPQLTEGWEIPKYHQVFSQILSLDGQEIQVKPKRPKPHCFNCGSEEHQMKDCPKPRNAARISEKRKEYMEACGEASNQNFQQRYHAEEVEERFGKFKPGVISGELQDALGVTAKSLPPFIYRMRQLGYPPGWLKEAEMEYSGLALYDGKDDDGTEDEGSHQPKRVTYDVSKLINYPGFNISTPSGIPDEWQIFGSIPMQPSQQKDVFANYLTNFHAPSPKSSNKRPASRSSSHHSKRPKEDNLEVTVTDMDIDSDVEASQRSQANNSFEFQPPLPPGPPLISTPPPLPQGTPPLTPQSLTPTQPPTSTHPPLPKMTPLNPSSDVVPQPKIVDSTMDEDTLTLEELEEQQRLIWAALEQAESTNSDSDIPVDTPLTGNSVTSSPSRNEIDLVAEVRSSEKMVTVETKLSSISEQVSENEHSLTGPNPEGNSLNLKENPDNSDSEGMLDNTMPAPNCEVNNGESTGDNKVVTSTESSAKNSTPVPDMSKFAVGITPFEFENMAESTGVYLRIRSVLKNSPRNQQKKKT
- the ZCCHC8 gene encoding zinc finger CCHC domain-containing protein 8 isoform X3 translates to MSFLSSIIKKLKILFLTWFRSMKSNEEVNKKKHTSMLNHSPPVFFWKRTIKQQALILLKKLKKLLVPKPHCFNCGSEEHQMKDCPKPRNAARISEKRKEYMEACGEASNQNFQQRYHAEEVEERFGKFKPGVISGELQDALGVTAKSLPPFIYRMRQLGYPPGWLKEAEMEYSGLALYDGKDDDGTEDEGSHQPKRVTYDVSKLINYPGFNISTPSGIPDEWQIFGSIPMQPSQQKDVFANYLTNFHAPSPKSSNKRPASRSSSHHSKRPKEDNLEVTVTDMDIDSDVEASQRSQANNSFEFQPPLPPGPPLISTPPPLPQGTPPLTPQSLTPTQPPTSTHPPLPKMTPLNPSSDVVPQPKIVDSTMDEDTLTLEELEEQQRLIWAALEQAESTNSDSDIPVDTPLTGNSVTSSPSRNEIDLVAEVRSSEKMVTVETKLSSISEQVSENEHSLTGPNPEGNSLNLKENPDNSDSEGMLDNTMPAPNCEVNNGESTGDNKVVTSTESSAKNSTPVPDMSKFAVGITPFEFENMAESTGVYLRIRSVLKNSPRNQQKKKT
- the ZCCHC8 gene encoding zinc finger CCHC domain-containing protein 8 isoform X1; its protein translation is MPGVVVLRPALGRLPLPFAHRSRQAPPFLLRLKMAAEVDFGDRELFEQLDGEDGPPPPRLSPEEEEEEGPGGALAELRERLQGCEETVRRLRAENQELKRKLNILTRPSGISVDSSKLDGPLLQILFMNNVISKQYHQEIEDFVFNLVQKYEEQRRGEQEKTHFNVKPQPSSVLLEEDYKTASSNSVKKIKEAFSVVGSVLYFTNFCLDKLGQPLLNENPQLTEGWEIPKYHQVFSQILSLDGQEIQVKPKSRPKPHCFNCGSEEHQMKDCPKPRNAARISEKRKEYMEACGEASNQNFQQRYHAEEVEERFGKFKPGVISGELQDALGVTAKSLPPFIYRMRQLGYPPGWLKEAEMEYSGLALYDGKDDDGTEDEGSHQPKRVTYDVSKLINYPGFNISTPSGIPDEWQIFGSIPMQPSQQKDVFANYLTNFHAPSPKSSNKRPASRSSSHHSKRPKEDNLEVTVTDMDIDSDVEASQRSQANNSFEFQPPLPPGPPLISTPPPLPQGTPPLTPQSLTPTQPPTSTHPPLPKMTPLNPSSDVVPQPKIVDSTMDEDTLTLEELEEQQRLIWAALEQAESTNSDSDIPVDTPLTGNSVTSSPSRNEIDLVAEVRSSEKMVTVETKLSSISEQVSENEHSLTGPNPEGNSLNLKENPDNSDSEGMLDNTMPAPNCEVNNGESTGDNKVVTSTESSAKNSTPVPDMSKFAVGITPFEFENMAESTGVYLRIRSVLKNSPRNQQKKKT